CGGGTCGTTCACCAGCGAGCCGCCCAAGGCCTGCGCCCGGGGACCTGGCCGAAACTGCAGCAGCTGGCGTTGCGCTCGCACCTCGGGAGCCATGGCAAAAAGGAGCAATAGCCCCAGCGCTGCCGCCGGGAACGAAAGTGCGCCGCGATGCTTGGCTGGGCGATCAGAGGACGATGGCGCGGTCATAGTCGATTTCAAAGACCTCAATGGGGTCCTTCTTGCCCTTCACCTGGAGGGGCGCAAGCTTTGCGAGCGGGTAGCTCCCCGACAAACTGTGCACGAGATTCGCCGATGTGATGATTTGTCCCGGCCTGGCGAGGGCACACAAGCGGCTGGCCACATTCACCACGTCGCCGATGACCGTGTAATCCATCCTGCTGGTGGAGCCCATATTTCCCACTACGGCCGGGCCGTCGTTGAGGCCGATGCCCACTTCAAACACCACTTGGCCACCGCGCGCCCGTTTGGTGTTCAAGGTGCGGATGGCGCGTTGAATTTCTACGGCCGCGCGAATGGCATTGTCCGCCATATTCGGCCCCAAGAAGATAGCCATCACCTGGTCGCCCATGAACT
This portion of the Calditrichota bacterium genome encodes:
- a CDS encoding adenylate/guanylate cyclase domain-containing protein; amino-acid sequence: FMGDQVMAIFLGPNMADNAIRAAVEIQRAIRTLNTKRARGGQVVFEVGIGLNDGPAVVGNMGSTSRMDYTVIGDVVNVASRLCALARPGQIITSANLVHSLSGSYPLAKLAPLQVKGKKDPIEVFEIDYDRAIVL